One segment of Pseudophaeobacter arcticus DSM 23566 DNA contains the following:
- a CDS encoding glycine cleavage T C-terminal barrel domain-containing protein, with amino-acid sequence MTQQIGIGPNTRKSVYFDATIAAGVASFSVYNHMLIPAHFGDPQAEYDSLMTGVAIWDVAAQRQVEISGPDARALIQYLTTRNMSKTRIGQGRYVPICDHAGTLINDPVLLMLEENRYWLSIADSDIGLWASAIAAERGLDVRVHEPDVSPLAIQGPKAETLVAELFGDWVKGLKYFGFKQTDLQGIPLILSRSGWSKQGGFELYLQDGSRGSELWAIVKAAGAAYGIRPGAPNDLERIESGLVSYGADGRIQTNPCNPFEISLGKLVDLDRPDDFVGKAALQKIKAEGIKRRRVGYVIAGAAIESFQHSLPVQTSDGQIVGLLSEAVYSPRFVGNIGVGMIASEIDEGATDLSVMLDQAPRKVTIRPLPFE; translated from the coding sequence ATGACACAGCAGATCGGCATCGGCCCGAATACACGTAAATCCGTGTATTTTGACGCAACCATTGCAGCTGGGGTGGCCAGCTTTTCTGTCTATAATCACATGCTTATCCCAGCCCATTTTGGAGATCCCCAGGCAGAATATGATAGCCTGATGACGGGGGTTGCGATTTGGGATGTCGCCGCGCAGCGGCAGGTGGAAATTTCTGGCCCCGATGCGCGCGCGCTGATCCAATATCTGACCACCCGCAATATGAGCAAAACCAGGATCGGTCAGGGACGCTATGTGCCGATCTGCGATCACGCGGGGACTTTGATCAATGATCCGGTGCTTTTGATGCTCGAGGAAAACCGCTATTGGCTGTCCATCGCTGACAGCGATATTGGGCTCTGGGCCAGCGCCATTGCCGCCGAACGCGGGCTGGATGTCAGGGTTCATGAACCGGATGTCTCTCCGCTTGCGATCCAGGGCCCCAAGGCTGAGACGCTGGTGGCTGAGCTGTTTGGCGATTGGGTCAAAGGGCTCAAATACTTTGGCTTCAAACAGACCGATCTACAGGGTATTCCGCTGATCCTGTCCCGCTCTGGCTGGTCAAAACAGGGTGGGTTTGAACTATACCTGCAAGACGGCAGCCGCGGCTCGGAATTGTGGGCCATCGTAAAAGCAGCCGGCGCGGCCTATGGTATCCGCCCCGGCGCCCCCAATGATCTGGAACGTATCGAAAGCGGGTTGGTATCCTATGGTGCCGATGGGCGCATTCAGACAAACCCTTGCAACCCCTTTGAAATATCGCTGGGCAAGCTGGTGGATCTGGATCGCCCGGATGATTTTGTCGGCAAGGCCGCGTTGCAAAAGATCAAGGCAGAGGGCATCAAGCGCCGCCGCGTCGGGTATGTGATCGCCGGGGCAGCCATCGAAAGTTTCCAACATTCCTTGCCAGTTCAGACATCTGACGGCCAAATTGTGGGGCTGCTCAGCGAGGCGGTCTATTCACCTCGGTTTGTGGGGAATATCGGGGTGGGAATGATTGCATCAGAGATTGATGAGGGCGCAACAGATTTGAGTGTCATGCTGGATCAAGCGCCGCGCAAAGTCACCATTCGACCCCTGCCGTTTGAGTGA
- a CDS encoding tripartite tricarboxylate transporter permease: MHYSADRVSGVFFLLFGLAMYFLVVPNYVETVTGSNLAPKTLPNVISIVLALVGAVPGIGPIMAMAIAIPFTFALDPLVAISFLVGVNKGGLVGGAVPAVLMNTPGTPDAAATALDGYPLAKQGKPLKATKMALFSSITGDTFSDIVLITVSAPLAILALKMGPIEIVALMIFAFSVLAGLIGNSLVRPRAVAWHQRSAYRLGKEDPCRSEPVWGRLAVGLCTTL; the protein is encoded by the coding sequence ATGCACTATTCGGCTGATCGTGTATCCGGCGTTTTCTTTCTGCTCTTTGGACTTGCCATGTATTTCCTGGTGGTGCCCAACTACGTAGAGACAGTCACAGGCAGCAACCTGGCCCCAAAGACGCTTCCCAATGTCATTTCCATCGTCCTTGCCCTCGTCGGCGCGGTGCCTGGCATTGGCCCGATCATGGCCATGGCCATCGCGATCCCTTTTACATTTGCGCTCGACCCGCTGGTGGCAATTTCGTTTCTCGTCGGTGTCAACAAAGGCGGGCTTGTCGGCGGCGCGGTGCCTGCGGTGTTGATGAACACCCCCGGCACCCCGGACGCCGCCGCAACCGCCCTGGATGGCTATCCGCTGGCCAAACAGGGCAAGCCGCTGAAAGCCACCAAGATGGCCCTGTTTTCGTCGATTACCGGGGACACCTTCAGCGACATCGTTTTGATCACGGTTTCAGCCCCGCTGGCCATTCTGGCGCTGAAAATGGGCCCGATCGAGATCGTCGCTCTGATGATCTTTGCCTTTTCCGTTCTCGCAGGGCTAATCGGAAATTCTCTGGTCAGGCCCCGCGCCGTGGCTTGGCATCAGCGGTCGGCCTACCGCCTCGGAAAGGAAGACCCATGTCGATCTGAACCTGTCTGGGGGCGTCTCGCTGTCGGCCTATGCACGACCCTTTGA
- a CDS encoding universal stress protein: MTGAHSHIENEEHLSANPDLIALRSGRPVLVVPDGYVAPAPGSEVRLRNLERHGIQENLLVRSRHKSIAKTILTTARNEGAKVVIMGAFEHSKFSHDVFGGVTTDVIGENDVPVLLSH; the protein is encoded by the coding sequence GTGACCGGAGCCCATAGCCATATTGAGAACGAAGAACATCTGTCAGCCAACCCGGACCTGATCGCCCTGCGCAGCGGCCGCCCGGTGCTGGTGGTCCCCGATGGCTATGTGGCCCCGGCGCCGGGCAGTGAGGTGCGGTTGCGCAACCTTGAACGCCACGGGATCCAGGAAAATCTGCTGGTGAGATCGCGCCATAAATCCATCGCCAAGACCATTCTGACCACCGCGCGCAACGAGGGCGCCAAGGTCGTGATCATGGGCGCCTTTGAACACTCGAAATTCAGCCACGATGTGTTTGGCGGCGTGACGACGGATGTGATTGGCGAAAACGACGTGCCAGTGCTGCTGTCGCATTGA